A region of Rhodamnia argentea isolate NSW1041297 chromosome 9, ASM2092103v1, whole genome shotgun sequence DNA encodes the following proteins:
- the LOC115752947 gene encoding nucleobase-ascorbate transporter 2, which translates to MEATAAPKAEEISHPPMDQLQGLEYCIDSNPSWGEAIALGFQHYILALGTAVMIPSFLVPLMGGTDDDKVRVVQTLLFVEGINTLLQTLFGTRLPTVIGGSYAYMVPIISIIHDSKLARIEDDDLRFHSTMRAVQGALIVASSIQIILGYSQIWAICSRFFSPLGMVPVVALVGFGLFDRGFPVVGRCVEIGIPMFILFIAFSQYLKNFHARQLPVLERFALLISLTVVWAYAHLLTASGAYKHHPELTQINCRTDRANLISSAPWIKIPYPLQWGAPTFDAGHAFGMMAAVLVSLIESTGAYKAASRLASATPPPPHVLSRGIGWQGIGILLDGMFGTLTGSTVSVENVGLLGSTRVGSRRVIQISAGFMIFFSILGKFGALFASIPFTIFAAVYCVLFGLVASVGLSFLQFTNMNSMRNLFIVGVSLFLGLSVPEYFREYTSKALHGPAHTRAIWFNDFLNTIFFSSPTVALIVAVFLDNTLDYKASAKDRGMPWWAKFRTFKGDSRNEEFYTLPFNLNRFFPPS; encoded by the exons ATGGAAGCAACGGCAGCTCCAAAAGCAGAAGAGATAAGCCACCCCCCAATGGACCAACTTCAGGGCTTGGAGTATTGCATAGATTCAAACCCTTCTTGGG GGGAAGCAATAGCTTTGGGCTTTCAGCACTACATTTTGGCCTTGGGAACAGCAGTGATGATCCCTTCATTTCTGGTTCCTTTAATGGGAGGCACTGAT GACGACAAAGTGAGAGTAGTGCAGACACTGCTGTTTGTCGAGGGGATTAATACGCTCTTACAGACGCTATTTGGAACACGGTTGCCGACAGTTATAGGAGGTTCTTACGCGTACATGGTCCCTATTATATCAATAATTCATGATTCCAAACTAGCAAGAATTGAGGACGATGATTTG AGATTCCATAGTACGATGAGAGCAGTTCAGGGCGCTCTGATTGTAGCATCAAGCATCCAAATCATTCTTGGGTATAGTCAGATATGGGCAATATGTTCCCG GTTCTTCAGCCCGCTAGGTATGGTACCTGTGGTTGCATTGGTGGGCTTCGGTCTGTTTGATCGAGGTTTCCCCGTG GTTGGAAGATGTGTTGAAATTGGCATCCCaatgtttattttgtttataGCTTTCTCCCAG TACTTAAAGAATTTTCATGCAAGACAACTACCTGTACTTGAACGGTTTGCTCTACTTATATCGCTCACTGTGGTATGGGCATACGCACACCTCTTGACGGCAAGCGGTGCATACAAACATCATCCAGAGTTAACTCAAATCAATTGCCGGACTGACAGGGCCAACCTGATATCCTCTGCTCCATG GATAAAGATTCCGTACCCTCTTCAGTGGGGCGCGCCTACATTTGATGCTGGACATGCTTTTGGCATGATGGCTGCCGTGCTGGTCTCATTAATTGAG TCAACAGGAGCATACAAGGCTGCATCGCGTCTGGCTAGTGCGACACCGCCTCCACCTCATGTCCTTAGCCGTGGCATTGGATGGCAG GGAATTGGCATACTGCTGGATGGAATGTTTGGGACATTGACAGGTTCGACAGTCTCAGT AGAAAATGTAGGTCTCCTTGGAAGCACTAGAGTTGGGAGCCGCAGGGTTATTCAGATCTCAGCAGGCTTTATGATTTTCTTCTCAATACTCG GAAAATTTGGAGCACTCTTTGCTTCAATACCATTCACAATCTTTGCCGCTGTGTACTGCGTACTGTTTGGTCTGGTTG CTTCTGTGGGGCTGTCATTTTTGCAGTTCACAAACATGAACTCGATGAGGAATCTCTTCATTGTCGGCGTATCGCTCTTCTTGGGTTTGTCTGTTCCCGAGTACTTTAGAGAATACACATCCAAGGCCCTCCATGGTCCTGCTCATACCAGGGCGATATGG ttcAATGATTTCTTGAACACTATCTTCTTCTCGTCACCGACGGTCGCACTGATAGTGGCCGTGTTCCTAGACAACACTCTAGACTACAAGGCCAGCGCCAAAGATCGGGGAATGCCATGGTGGGCCAAGTTCCGGACGTTCAAAGGAGACAGCCGGAACGAGGAGTTCTACACTCTTCCTTTCAACCTCAACCGTTTCTTCCCGCCGTCGTGA